In the Streptomyces fradiae ATCC 10745 = DSM 40063 genome, one interval contains:
- a CDS encoding ATP-grasp domain-containing protein — translation MNTRPDAPRDGVLVVVGSGIRLYREYLLAGAAREHPLWLFDSREPSWQTPYLAGSTLVDTSDPRALVDAATALAATRPVDGVLCYTEALVEPAAAIVDALGLPGMSREAVSVCRDKGRTRRRLAEAGVGQPRFAAVPSLDEAARAAEAIGYPVVLKPRGLAGSLGVVHVPGPADLARAYREATAPSYPGVPTYDAPVLVEEYADGPEISVDGLLADGVYRPLVLARKRVAMPPYFEEEGHLVDAADPLLTSPELLAFLTDVHRALGATGSLTHTELRLTAKGPRLIEVNARLGGGLIPLLGRLAGGVDPGRAGARAALGLPVDAAGPEPAGEGRAGGRVAAVHFSYPAEDCTVEAVRLPEEGAVPGLHHAAALAEPGDVLRLPPRGYISRYAYAICVADTVEECEESVALARAAVRLDHSPAPAFDPDAGPELAWSTAPPSPAPEGAAPDGTAPEGAAPEGAAPGGTAPEGAAPEGAAPGGTAPDGTTPQAASAPEGPAPVAGAAPGGAVR, via the coding sequence ATGAACACACGCCCTGACGCGCCGCGCGACGGCGTGCTCGTCGTGGTCGGCAGCGGCATACGCCTGTACCGGGAGTACCTGCTCGCCGGGGCCGCGCGCGAGCACCCGCTGTGGCTGTTCGACAGCCGGGAGCCCTCCTGGCAGACGCCCTACCTGGCGGGCTCCACCCTGGTCGACACCTCCGACCCGCGCGCGCTGGTCGACGCGGCCACCGCCCTCGCGGCCACCCGGCCGGTCGACGGCGTCCTGTGCTACACCGAGGCCCTGGTCGAGCCGGCCGCCGCGATCGTGGACGCGCTCGGGCTGCCCGGCATGTCCCGGGAGGCCGTGAGCGTCTGCCGGGACAAGGGGCGCACCCGCCGCCGCCTCGCCGAGGCGGGGGTCGGGCAGCCGCGGTTCGCCGCGGTGCCGTCCCTCGACGAGGCGGCCAGGGCGGCCGAGGCCATCGGCTACCCGGTGGTGCTCAAGCCGCGCGGGCTCGCCGGCAGCCTCGGCGTCGTCCACGTCCCCGGACCGGCCGACCTCGCCCGCGCCTACCGCGAGGCGACCGCCCCCAGCTACCCGGGGGTGCCCACCTACGACGCGCCCGTCCTGGTGGAGGAGTACGCGGACGGCCCCGAGATCAGCGTCGACGGCCTGCTGGCCGACGGCGTCTACCGGCCGCTCGTCCTGGCCCGCAAGCGGGTGGCCATGCCGCCGTACTTCGAGGAGGAGGGGCACCTCGTCGACGCGGCCGACCCGCTGCTCACCTCGCCGGAGCTGCTCGCCTTCCTCACCGACGTGCACCGGGCGCTCGGCGCCACCGGCTCCCTCACCCATACCGAGCTGCGGCTGACGGCGAAGGGCCCGCGCCTCATCGAGGTCAACGCCCGCCTCGGGGGCGGCCTCATCCCGCTCCTCGGCCGCCTCGCCGGCGGTGTCGACCCGGGCCGCGCCGGTGCCCGCGCGGCGCTGGGGCTCCCGGTGGACGCGGCGGGGCCCGAGCCGGCCGGGGAGGGCCGCGCCGGCGGCCGGGTCGCCGCCGTCCACTTCTCGTACCCGGCGGAGGACTGCACGGTCGAGGCGGTGCGCCTGCCCGAGGAGGGCGCCGTCCCGGGCCTGCACCACGCCGCGGCGCTGGCCGAGCCGGGCGACGTGCTGCGGCTGCCGCCGCGCGGCTACATCTCCCGCTACGCGTACGCGATCTGCGTCGCGGACACCGTCGAGGAGTGCGAGGAGAGCGTCGCGCTGGCCCGTGCGGCCGTCCGGCTCGACCACAGCCCGGCCCCGGCGTTCGACCCGGACGCGGGCCCCGAGCTGGCCTGGTCCACGGCGCCCCCGTCGCCCGCCCCGGAGGGAGCCGCCCCGGACGGGACCGCGCCGGAGGGAGCCGCCCCAGAGGGAGCCGCGCCGGGCGGGACCGCGCCGGAGGGAGCCGCGCCGGAGGGAGCCGCGCCGGGCGGGACCGCGCCGGACGGGACCACCCCCCAGGCGGCCTCCGCGCCGGAAGGGCCCGCGCCGGTCGCGGGCGCCGCACCCGGCGGGGCCGTGCGATGA
- a CDS encoding ATP-grasp domain-containing protein, translated as MSQPDQPTVAIVDAYSSASRLAPVLRGRGHTVVHVRSTPSIPAINAADFVPGDFAADLVHRGDPAETARALAAHRPVAVLPGAEVGVELADALSEALGLRTNGTALSSARRDKHRMVETVKAAGLRAAEQLVTSDEEEAVAWHAKTGGRIVVKPVRSAAGEGVQFCDSADETRAAFRAVLGQDNVVASRNDAVLLQEYLFGTEYYVNTVSVDGHHHVCDIWRTTHIHANGVRDLLDGAHLMPRHGEVQDLLVPYALAVLDALGIANGPAHTELKLTPDGPRLIETGARLCGGSLPTLVRTALGESQLEWTADAYLAPDAFLDRAGEPYRVERYVASIGLIAPRSGELVDYPLLPRVRDLESFHELRTAVAPGGRLRRTVNDFTIPLLVDLAHEVEEVVHRDHGSIRQLDGEGFYTLR; from the coding sequence GTGTCCCAGCCCGACCAGCCGACCGTCGCGATCGTCGACGCCTACTCCTCGGCCAGCCGCCTCGCCCCCGTGCTCCGCGGGCGCGGCCACACCGTCGTGCACGTGCGGAGCACCCCGAGCATCCCCGCGATCAACGCGGCGGACTTCGTGCCCGGCGACTTCGCCGCGGACCTCGTGCACCGCGGCGACCCGGCGGAGACCGCCCGCGCCCTCGCCGCCCACCGGCCGGTGGCCGTGCTGCCCGGCGCCGAGGTGGGGGTGGAGCTGGCCGACGCGCTGAGCGAGGCCCTCGGGCTGCGCACCAACGGCACCGCGCTGAGCAGCGCCCGCCGCGACAAGCACCGCATGGTGGAGACGGTCAAGGCGGCCGGGCTGCGCGCGGCCGAGCAGCTGGTGACCTCCGACGAGGAGGAGGCCGTCGCCTGGCACGCGAAGACCGGCGGGCGGATCGTCGTCAAGCCGGTCCGCAGCGCCGCCGGCGAGGGCGTCCAGTTCTGCGACTCCGCCGACGAGACCCGGGCCGCCTTCCGCGCGGTGCTGGGCCAGGACAACGTCGTGGCCTCCCGCAACGACGCGGTCCTGCTCCAGGAGTACCTCTTCGGCACCGAGTACTACGTCAACACGGTCAGCGTGGACGGCCACCACCACGTGTGCGACATCTGGCGCACCACCCACATCCACGCCAACGGCGTCCGCGACCTGCTGGACGGCGCGCACCTGATGCCGCGCCACGGCGAGGTGCAGGACCTGCTCGTCCCGTACGCCCTCGCGGTGCTGGACGCGCTCGGCATCGCGAACGGCCCGGCGCACACCGAGCTGAAGCTCACCCCGGACGGGCCCCGCCTGATCGAGACCGGCGCCCGGCTGTGCGGCGGGAGCCTGCCCACGCTGGTGCGCACCGCGCTCGGGGAGAGCCAGCTGGAGTGGACGGCCGACGCCTACCTCGCCCCGGACGCCTTCCTCGACCGGGCCGGCGAGCCGTACCGGGTCGAGCGGTACGTGGCGTCGATCGGCCTGATCGCGCCCCGCTCCGGCGAGCTCGTCGACTACCCCCTGCTGCCGCGGGTGCGGGACCTGGAGAGCTTCCACGAGCTGAGGACGGCGGTGGCCCCGGGCGGGCGGCTGCGGCGGACCGTCAACGACTTCACGATCCCCCTGCTGGTCGACCTGGCGCACGAGGTCGAGGAGGTCGTGCACCGGGACCACGGCTCCATCCGCCAACTCGACGGGGAGGGCTTCTACACCCTGCGCTGA